In Novosphingobium resinovorum, the following are encoded in one genomic region:
- a CDS encoding PQQ-dependent dehydrogenase, methanol/ethanol family, translating to MTIGIAASRRNVGALVLCALALASCRAEREDVNKSDARLLAAASKAEDANWLSHGRTYDETRFSPLTQIDGVNAGKLGLAWYADLDTFRGQEGTPLVVDGVMYATTAWSKVVALDAETGRQLWEFDPKVPGTTAIHACCDVVNRGAAYSDGRLFFGTVDGRLIALDANTGRQLWRVQTTDPKKPMAISGAPRVARGKVFIGFGGADQGMRGYISAYDEKTGRLAWRFYTVPGKPGEKDGAASDDALERLALPTWAGDWWKIGGGGTAWDSIVYDEKMNRLYVGVGNGGPWNRGIRSAGKGDNLFIGSILALDPDTGRYLWHYQETPGDQWDFTSTQQMTLADLTIGGRARKVILHAPKNGFFYVIDRETGKPLSADKFVPVNWADRVDLKTGRPVIDPKARYDKSGSFIATSGPWGAHNWHPMAFSPRTGLVYIPAQQIPSIYTPDGAFKYRPGLLNMGLAEPGKLPQEKAAIEAMLQSFEGRLIAWDPVARKEMWRVPYKGPWNGGVLATGGDLVFQGDAEGLFHAYDARSGEQRWQFDAQQPIMAGPLSYAVNGRQYVAVMSGKGGAYNLAMPSYAAPQQRLPGRILTFRIDGNARLPARDKAPPAPFAPSAERFAPQQVASGASLFGSTCAVCHGSEGLSSGVLPDLRRSGAIADAGVFRQVVIDGVLADQGMVSFRQYLTPTDAEAIRAYINDRASSAKAKGEP from the coding sequence GTGACGATCGGGATCGCAGCATCGCGCCGCAACGTCGGCGCACTGGTCTTGTGTGCCCTCGCGTTGGCATCCTGCCGGGCCGAGCGCGAGGACGTGAACAAGAGCGACGCGCGCCTGCTGGCGGCCGCCTCCAAGGCTGAGGACGCCAACTGGCTGAGCCACGGGCGCACGTATGACGAAACGCGCTTTTCGCCCCTGACCCAGATCGACGGAGTGAATGCGGGCAAGCTCGGCCTTGCGTGGTACGCCGACCTCGACACCTTCCGGGGGCAGGAAGGCACTCCGCTGGTGGTCGACGGCGTGATGTATGCGACGACGGCATGGAGCAAGGTGGTTGCGCTAGATGCCGAAACGGGCAGGCAGCTTTGGGAGTTCGACCCAAAAGTCCCGGGCACCACTGCGATCCACGCCTGCTGCGACGTGGTCAATCGCGGCGCTGCGTACAGCGACGGGCGCCTGTTCTTCGGCACCGTCGACGGCCGCCTGATCGCGCTCGACGCGAACACCGGCAGGCAGCTCTGGCGCGTGCAGACGACCGATCCGAAGAAGCCCATGGCGATCTCCGGGGCGCCGCGCGTGGCGCGCGGCAAGGTCTTCATCGGCTTCGGCGGCGCGGACCAGGGCATGCGCGGCTATATCTCGGCCTACGACGAGAAGACCGGCCGCCTCGCGTGGCGTTTCTACACCGTGCCGGGCAAGCCGGGCGAGAAGGACGGCGCTGCCTCCGACGACGCGCTCGAACGCCTCGCCCTGCCGACCTGGGCGGGAGACTGGTGGAAGATCGGCGGCGGCGGTACGGCTTGGGACTCGATCGTCTACGACGAGAAGATGAACCGCCTTTACGTCGGGGTCGGCAATGGCGGGCCGTGGAACCGGGGCATCCGCTCCGCCGGCAAGGGCGACAACCTGTTCATCGGCTCCATCCTAGCCCTCGATCCCGATACCGGGCGCTACCTCTGGCACTATCAGGAGACGCCGGGGGATCAGTGGGACTTCACTTCCACCCAGCAGATGACGCTCGCAGACCTCACCATCGGCGGTCGCGCGCGCAAGGTGATCCTCCACGCTCCGAAGAACGGCTTCTTCTACGTGATCGACCGGGAGACCGGAAAGCCGCTCTCCGCCGACAAGTTCGTGCCGGTGAACTGGGCCGATCGCGTGGACCTGAAGACCGGCCGTCCGGTGATCGATCCCAAGGCCCGATATGACAAATCCGGCAGCTTCATCGCCACCTCAGGGCCATGGGGGGCGCACAACTGGCATCCGATGGCGTTCTCGCCCCGGACAGGTCTCGTCTACATTCCGGCGCAGCAGATTCCCTCGATCTACACTCCTGACGGCGCGTTCAAGTATCGCCCCGGCCTGCTCAACATGGGCCTCGCGGAACCAGGCAAGCTGCCGCAGGAAAAGGCCGCGATCGAGGCGATGCTTCAGTCCTTCGAGGGCCGCCTGATCGCCTGGGACCCGGTTGCACGCAAGGAAATGTGGCGTGTGCCTTACAAGGGGCCATGGAACGGCGGCGTGCTGGCGACGGGCGGCGACCTCGTGTTCCAGGGCGACGCTGAGGGCCTGTTCCACGCCTACGACGCACGGAGCGGCGAGCAGCGGTGGCAGTTCGACGCGCAGCAACCGATCATGGCGGGGCCGTTGTCCTACGCGGTCAACGGCAGGCAGTATGTCGCCGTCATGTCCGGCAAGGGGGGGGCCTACAACCTTGCCATGCCGAGCTACGCGGCGCCTCAGCAGCGCCTTCCGGGACGCATCCTCACTTTTCGGATCGATGGCAATGCCCGCCTGCCTGCCCGAGACAAGGCGCCTCCTGCGCCCTTCGCCCCTTCAGCCGAACGCTTCGCGCCGCAGCAGGTGGCTAGCGGGGCGAGCCTGTTCGGCAGCACTTGCGCGGTATGTCACGGCTCGGAAGGGCTGTCCTCGGGCGTGCTTCCCGACTTGCGACGGTCCGGCGCCATCGCCGATGCGGGCGTGTTCCGCCAGGTCGTGATCGACGGTGTGCTCGCGGATCAGGGCATGGTCTCGTTCCGCCAGTACCTGACGCCTACGGATGC
- a CDS encoding TonB-dependent receptor has product MNRGHDWKWSCALPLVLGIAATAPTEAVAQEQGGSKIAAEGDIIVTARRREETLLDVPVAISAVSAVQLERSGATDLQKIGQMIPQVILAKTGGGGAGASFTIRGLGSSALDAGIDQTVSLNIDGIQISRGRLVAQSFFDIQQVEVLKGPQALFFGKNSPGGVVSLRTKGATPTLEGYGRAGYEFRARERFVEGGISGPITDTLGFRIAARGSKMDGYIRNVAGPLAVPSAPDFPGVGAAHGRDPGTREVLGRLTLEWKPTNDFDATFKLFGDRMRDNGETAGTELLCNGNSRTLDVLSGTYVQDPYSDCKLNGKRTLGAMNPEIAAGYPKSNGGVPRTKYESVLSSLTMNYRTDTLAFASVTGFWRYSNDTFDNFSFDSSPVVWGANKDASQAFTQELRVNSSFDGALNFAAGVFFESSKRDTRGNGMLANVGPDPRNGQYNNWQFLTFNKGKTYSAFAQLIWDVTDTVELAGGARWTRETKRTTQGNGFVNQNFVPLGITATEGVFTSGRFADEQISPEATLTWRPSPNTTLYGAYKTGYKSGGFSNPSILSAGQTVADLDFAPEKANGGEVGFKGELLGRRLLLNLTAYRYTFKGLQLTSFNPSPPSFTIRNAASARTSGVEADASFAVTPDFTLRGAVGYNDAKYLNFDAAPCYAGQTAAQGCDGTIQDLSGTHLVRAPSWNLTGGVAYDLPLGDALGLGLMADARYTSGYWLLENQNPVGYQKGFATLNATARLHAADDSWELALIGRNLTDKYYGVAGAEKPFGTPDAVWVSIGRPREVLLQGTVRF; this is encoded by the coding sequence ATGAACCGAGGTCACGATTGGAAATGGAGTTGCGCCCTGCCGCTGGTGCTGGGCATTGCCGCCACGGCGCCGACTGAAGCGGTCGCGCAGGAGCAAGGCGGATCGAAGATCGCCGCAGAAGGCGACATCATCGTCACCGCCCGTCGCCGCGAGGAGACGCTTCTCGACGTGCCCGTCGCCATCTCGGCGGTGAGCGCGGTGCAGCTGGAGCGCAGCGGTGCGACCGACCTGCAGAAGATCGGCCAGATGATCCCGCAAGTCATCCTCGCCAAGACCGGTGGCGGCGGCGCCGGCGCCAGCTTCACGATCCGCGGCCTTGGCTCCTCGGCGCTCGATGCGGGCATCGACCAGACCGTCTCGCTCAACATCGACGGCATCCAGATCAGCCGTGGCCGCCTCGTCGCCCAGAGCTTCTTCGACATCCAGCAGGTCGAAGTGCTGAAAGGGCCTCAGGCGTTGTTCTTCGGCAAGAACAGCCCAGGCGGCGTCGTCTCACTCCGCACCAAAGGTGCGACGCCGACGCTTGAGGGCTATGGCCGTGCAGGCTACGAGTTCCGCGCACGCGAGCGCTTCGTCGAAGGCGGCATCTCCGGCCCCATCACCGACACCCTGGGCTTCCGCATTGCCGCACGCGGCAGCAAGATGGATGGCTACATCAGGAACGTTGCGGGACCGCTCGCCGTACCCAGCGCGCCCGACTTCCCCGGTGTCGGCGCAGCGCATGGCCGCGATCCCGGCACTCGCGAGGTGCTTGGCCGCCTGACCCTCGAATGGAAGCCGACCAACGACTTCGACGCCACGTTCAAGCTGTTCGGCGACCGTATGCGCGACAACGGCGAGACCGCCGGCACGGAACTGCTCTGCAACGGCAATTCACGCACGCTCGACGTGTTGAGCGGCACTTACGTGCAGGACCCGTACAGCGACTGCAAACTGAACGGCAAGCGCACGTTGGGCGCGATGAACCCGGAAATCGCCGCAGGCTATCCCAAGTCCAACGGCGGCGTGCCGCGCACCAAGTACGAATCGGTGCTCAGCTCGCTGACGATGAATTACCGTACCGATACCCTGGCCTTCGCCTCGGTCACGGGCTTCTGGCGCTACTCGAACGACACCTTCGACAATTTCTCGTTCGATTCCTCGCCCGTAGTGTGGGGGGCGAACAAGGACGCCTCACAGGCCTTCACACAGGAACTGCGCGTCAATTCCAGCTTCGACGGTGCACTCAACTTCGCGGCCGGCGTGTTCTTCGAAAGCTCCAAGCGGGATACGCGCGGCAACGGGATGCTCGCCAATGTCGGGCCGGATCCGCGCAACGGCCAGTACAACAACTGGCAGTTCCTGACCTTCAACAAGGGCAAGACCTATTCCGCCTTCGCCCAGCTCATCTGGGACGTGACCGATACCGTCGAACTGGCCGGCGGCGCCCGCTGGACGCGCGAGACGAAGCGCACCACGCAGGGCAACGGCTTCGTGAACCAGAACTTCGTCCCGCTGGGCATCACCGCCACCGAAGGCGTGTTCACCAGCGGCCGCTTCGCCGACGAGCAGATTTCGCCCGAAGCCACACTGACCTGGCGGCCAAGCCCGAACACGACGCTCTACGGCGCCTACAAGACCGGCTACAAGTCGGGCGGCTTCTCCAACCCCTCGATCCTGTCGGCCGGGCAGACCGTCGCCGACCTCGACTTCGCGCCGGAGAAGGCGAACGGCGGCGAGGTGGGATTCAAGGGCGAACTGCTGGGTCGCCGCCTGCTGCTGAACCTCACCGCCTATCGCTATACCTTCAAGGGCCTGCAACTCACCTCGTTCAACCCCTCGCCGCCTTCGTTCACCATCCGCAACGCCGCCTCGGCGCGGACCAGCGGTGTGGAGGCCGACGCCTCTTTCGCGGTGACGCCCGACTTCACCCTGCGGGGCGCAGTGGGCTACAACGACGCGAAGTATCTGAACTTCGATGCCGCCCCCTGCTACGCGGGCCAGACTGCCGCGCAAGGCTGCGACGGGACCATCCAGGACCTTTCGGGCACGCACCTCGTCCGCGCGCCGTCGTGGAACCTGACCGGCGGCGTGGCTTACGACCTGCCGCTTGGCGATGCGCTGGGCCTCGGACTGATGGCAGACGCACGCTACACCAGCGGATACTGGCTGCTCGAGAACCAGAACCCCGTCGGATACCAGAAGGGCTTCGCGACGCTCAACGCCACCGCCCGCCTCCACGCCGCCGACGACAGCTGGGAACTGGCGCTCATCGGCCGCAACCTGACCGACAAATACTACGGCGTCGCGGGCGCCGAGAAGCCCTTCGGCACGCCGGACGCCGTGTGGGTCAGTATCGGCCGCCCGCGTGAAGTGCTGCTGCAGGGCACGGTCCGCTTTTAA
- a CDS encoding aldehyde dehydrogenase family protein, whose amino-acid sequence MALHDPNETVLAHVRGQHRLFIDNEWHDAASGKTFEVRNPATGEVVAHVAEGEAQDIDRAVQAARRAFDERRWHGLPPEKRANIMWKLAELFERDARTIAEIEVIDNGMPIAFAEWMVGSVVQGLKYYAGMITKLGGRNASPAIASDTLKMHAYTSVEPVGVVGTIIPWNGPIGVMMIKLSPALAAGCSVVVKPAELTPLSALYAANLMVEAGIPAGVVNIVPGFGATAGQALVDHPEVDKISFTGSTATGKKIVQSAAETLKRVTLELGGKSPVIVFDDADPEVTIPGAAMGIFANTGQVCFAGSRLFVQKKSYDKVVAGISDFAKGLRIGHGFDPANAIGPLISEGQRDKVSRYLETGVQEGAEVVTGGSAVDSQGYYIEPTVFANVNADMRIVREEIFGPVLVATPVDDIDDLVRAANDTRYGLGAGIYTTDVNKAHLTAARLQAGNVWINGYGMMHPAMPFGGYKESGWGRENAEDGIRAYQETKSVFVYLKG is encoded by the coding sequence ATGGCCCTCCACGACCCCAACGAAACCGTCCTTGCCCATGTGCGCGGGCAGCACCGCCTGTTCATCGACAACGAGTGGCATGACGCCGCTTCCGGCAAGACCTTCGAAGTGCGCAACCCGGCAACGGGCGAGGTCGTCGCCCATGTGGCGGAAGGTGAGGCGCAGGACATCGACCGCGCCGTGCAGGCCGCGCGCCGCGCCTTCGACGAACGCCGCTGGCACGGACTGCCGCCCGAAAAGCGCGCCAACATTATGTGGAAGCTCGCCGAACTGTTCGAGCGGGATGCACGCACCATCGCCGAGATCGAGGTGATCGACAACGGCATGCCCATCGCCTTCGCCGAATGGATGGTCGGCAGCGTGGTTCAGGGCCTCAAGTACTACGCGGGAATGATCACCAAGCTGGGAGGCCGAAACGCCTCCCCTGCGATCGCCAGCGACACGCTGAAAATGCACGCCTACACCAGCGTCGAGCCGGTGGGCGTGGTGGGCACGATCATCCCGTGGAACGGGCCGATCGGGGTGATGATGATCAAGCTCTCGCCCGCGCTGGCGGCGGGTTGCTCGGTCGTGGTCAAGCCCGCCGAACTGACCCCGCTGTCCGCGCTTTATGCCGCCAACCTCATGGTCGAAGCGGGCATTCCGGCAGGTGTGGTCAACATCGTCCCGGGTTTCGGCGCCACCGCCGGGCAAGCTCTGGTGGATCATCCGGAGGTCGACAAGATCAGCTTCACCGGCTCGACCGCGACCGGCAAGAAGATCGTCCAGTCCGCTGCCGAGACGCTCAAGCGCGTGACGCTGGAGCTGGGCGGCAAGTCGCCGGTCATCGTTTTCGACGACGCCGATCCCGAAGTGACCATCCCCGGCGCCGCGATGGGCATCTTCGCCAATACCGGGCAGGTTTGCTTCGCGGGATCGCGCCTGTTCGTGCAGAAGAAGTCCTATGACAAGGTCGTCGCAGGCATTTCCGATTTCGCCAAGGGCCTCAGGATCGGCCACGGCTTCGACCCCGCCAACGCCATCGGCCCGCTGATCTCCGAAGGCCAGCGCGACAAGGTCTCGCGCTATCTGGAGACCGGCGTTCAGGAAGGCGCCGAAGTCGTCACCGGCGGCAGCGCGGTGGACAGCCAGGGCTACTACATCGAGCCCACCGTGTTCGCCAACGTCAATGCCGATATGCGCATCGTGCGCGAGGAGATCTTCGGCCCGGTCCTTGTCGCGACGCCGGTGGACGACATCGACGATCTGGTGCGCGCCGCGAACGACACCCGTTACGGCCTCGGTGCCGGTATCTACACCACGGACGTCAACAAGGCTCACCTCACTGCCGCGCGGCTGCAGGCAGGCAACGTGTGGATCAACGGCTACGGCATGATGCACCCGGCGATGCCCTTTGGCGGCTACAAGGAATCCGGCTGGGGCCGCGAGAACGCCGAAGACGGCATCCGTGCCTATCAGGAAACGAAGTCGGTCTTCGTCTATCTCAAGGGTTGA
- a CDS encoding TetR/AcrR family transcriptional regulator encodes MSLTIDPRDPLTVWNASLPAWVIHRPEPSRAERAVMRQEIAEAAIRLVCDSGLEGLSLRRLASAMNCSTTTINHHFADRRELWIAVYRTTILRTQARIRRAYESSGGSPLACALAQMPIDRESREDWHIYLAQYHVACTDDELAREEREQVRIASRDFAELLHREHGMARDRARKASRQIITLLVGVATQALFEPRSWSPRRQKRFLEEQFALLGVPA; translated from the coding sequence ATGTCTTTGACGATTGATCCCCGTGACCCTTTGACCGTCTGGAATGCCTCGCTTCCCGCGTGGGTCATTCATCGGCCGGAACCCTCACGCGCGGAGCGTGCGGTGATGCGCCAGGAGATCGCCGAGGCGGCGATCCGCCTCGTCTGCGACTCCGGGCTGGAAGGCCTTTCATTGCGCCGTCTGGCCAGTGCTATGAATTGCAGCACCACGACCATCAACCATCACTTCGCCGATCGCCGCGAACTGTGGATCGCGGTCTATCGGACCACCATCCTGCGAACGCAGGCCCGCATCCGCCGCGCCTACGAAAGCAGCGGCGGGAGCCCCCTCGCCTGCGCGCTGGCGCAGATGCCGATTGATCGCGAAAGCCGGGAAGACTGGCACATCTACCTCGCCCAATATCACGTCGCGTGCACCGACGACGAACTGGCACGCGAAGAACGCGAACAGGTCCGGATCGCCTCGCGCGACTTCGCCGAACTGCTGCATCGAGAGCACGGAATGGCAAGGGACCGCGCCCGAAAGGCGAGCCGCCAGATCATCACGCTGCTTGTCGGAGTAGCCACGCAGGCTCTGTTCGAACCGCGCAGCTGGTCGCCCCGGCGGCAAAAGCGATTTCTTGAAGAGCAGTTCGCCCTGCTCGGCGTTCCGGCCTAA